From the Kitasatospora viridis genome, one window contains:
- a CDS encoding low temperature requirement protein A: MTTDATSDTLRVSPLEAFLDLVFVFTITQLTASLVHHPTPGGLLRVLVMLAVIWWMYDAFTWLTNAMPPATHTRRALLLLTMVAFLVIAMTIPHAFEGEGAAFGWAYLAVVALHTGMFAANGVARHSVARMGALNGLNAGIVVVGGYLAGSAQLLLWTLAYALQFATPRLVDLPNFQLRPDHFVERHGLVVIIAFGESVIALGTGAVSLAAGPLAVALLSLAVCVALWWAYFGHDDDTRAEHHLAVQGDARRNTLAVRVYNLGHYWLLLGVLLFTAGIHVALERPGEPLGWPAAATTAGGVVLYLLVNSVIRQTMRLGPSGLRLLATGPVAATALLGRLVGGLVELAAIAALLAALFGGEELRRYRARRA, from the coding sequence GTGACCACCGACGCCACCTCCGACACGCTCCGCGTCTCACCGCTGGAGGCCTTCCTCGACCTCGTCTTCGTCTTCACCATCACCCAGTTGACGGCCAGCCTGGTGCACCACCCCACGCCCGGCGGGCTGCTGCGGGTGCTGGTGATGCTGGCCGTGATCTGGTGGATGTACGACGCGTTCACCTGGCTCACCAACGCGATGCCGCCGGCCACCCACACCCGCCGCGCCCTGCTGCTGCTCACCATGGTGGCGTTCCTGGTGATCGCGATGACCATCCCGCACGCGTTCGAGGGCGAGGGCGCGGCGTTCGGCTGGGCGTACCTGGCGGTGGTGGCGCTGCACACCGGGATGTTCGCGGCCAACGGCGTCGCGCGGCACTCGGTGGCCCGGATGGGGGCGCTGAACGGGCTGAACGCGGGCATCGTGGTGGTCGGCGGGTATCTGGCCGGATCGGCGCAGTTGCTGCTCTGGACGCTGGCCTACGCGCTGCAGTTCGCCACGCCCCGGCTGGTCGACCTGCCCAACTTCCAACTCCGGCCGGACCACTTCGTGGAGCGGCACGGGCTGGTGGTGATCATCGCCTTCGGCGAGTCGGTGATCGCGCTGGGCACCGGGGCGGTCAGCCTGGCCGCCGGGCCGCTGGCGGTGGCGCTGCTCAGCCTGGCGGTCTGCGTGGCGCTCTGGTGGGCCTACTTCGGGCACGACGACGACACCCGGGCCGAGCACCACCTGGCCGTGCAGGGCGACGCCCGGCGGAACACGCTCGCGGTGCGCGTCTACAACCTGGGCCACTACTGGCTGCTGCTCGGGGTGCTGCTCTTCACCGCCGGCATCCACGTGGCGCTGGAGCGCCCGGGCGAGCCGCTCGGCTGGCCGGCGGCCGCCACGACGGCCGGCGGGGTGGTGCTCTACCTGCTGGTCAACTCGGTGATCCGGCAGACCATGCGGCTCGGGCCGTCCGGCCTGCGGCTGCTGGCGACCGGGCCGGTCGCGGCGACCGCACTGCTGGGCCGGCTGGTCGGCGGGCTGGTGGAGCTGGCCGCGATCGCCGCGCTCCTCGCCGCGCTGTTCGGCGGCGAGGAGCTGCGGCGGTACCGGGCGCGGCGCGCCTGA
- a CDS encoding AMP-binding protein, whose product MSESEFVSAPALILRSLAADPGRRAVTTADGERITAGEFAAAVYRLAHELIARGVARGATVTLLTGNTAEALAARYAAGLAGARVVNLYDGMSAPVLAEIVASVDTTLLLVDAERFADAGVLLPLIDVPTVLTLGPAPQGGGGIGEDVIAAAASRPAEEPDVRVDPEDDLGIRHTGGTTGIPKGILSLHGPYRAMFDVSIDDREADRRPRLLAATSLAHLAGVLTDLVLHRGGSVVIQRSFDPGEVLAAIERERITDLWLLPPLLHQLLDHPAVGRTDLSSLERIDYGGSPASPTRVREAIKVFGPVLISLYGMSEAQVIAMLAPEDFARFGDDGPLPVGRPFPFVEVVVRGADGTELPTGEQGEVYVRSEALMAGYWKQPELTAETLRGGWLHTGDIGYFDADGFLYLADRRKDLIIVVGGHVYPTEVEELLLTHPAIAQCAVFGVRDAQQTEHVHVAVVPAPGERPALDEVRAFVTANKGRIYAPAALHLVDAIPLTSVGKPDKKRLREALAG is encoded by the coding sequence ATGAGCGAATCGGAGTTCGTCAGCGCACCAGCCCTCATCCTGCGGTCCCTCGCCGCCGATCCCGGCCGACGGGCCGTCACCACCGCCGACGGTGAGCGGATCACGGCCGGCGAGTTCGCCGCCGCCGTCTACCGCCTCGCGCACGAGCTCATCGCCCGGGGCGTGGCGCGCGGCGCTACCGTCACGCTGCTCACCGGGAACACCGCCGAGGCGCTCGCCGCCCGGTACGCCGCGGGCCTGGCGGGCGCGCGGGTGGTGAACCTGTACGACGGGATGAGCGCCCCGGTACTGGCCGAGATCGTGGCCAGCGTCGACACCACCCTGCTGCTGGTGGACGCCGAACGGTTCGCGGATGCGGGCGTGTTGCTCCCGCTGATCGACGTGCCGACCGTCCTCACCCTGGGGCCCGCGCCGCAGGGCGGTGGCGGCATCGGCGAGGACGTGATCGCCGCCGCGGCGAGCCGGCCCGCCGAGGAGCCGGACGTGCGCGTCGATCCCGAGGACGACCTCGGCATCCGCCACACCGGCGGCACCACCGGCATCCCCAAGGGCATCCTCAGCCTGCACGGCCCCTACCGGGCGATGTTCGACGTCTCGATCGACGACCGCGAGGCCGACCGGCGGCCCCGCCTGCTCGCCGCCACCTCGCTGGCCCACCTCGCCGGCGTGCTCACCGATCTGGTGCTGCACCGCGGCGGCTCGGTGGTCATCCAGCGCTCCTTCGACCCGGGCGAGGTGCTCGCCGCGATCGAGCGCGAGCGGATCACCGACCTGTGGCTGCTGCCCCCGCTGCTGCACCAACTGCTCGACCACCCGGCCGTCGGCCGCACCGACCTGTCCAGCCTGGAGCGGATCGACTACGGCGGCTCGCCCGCCTCGCCGACCCGGGTGCGCGAGGCGATCAAGGTGTTCGGGCCGGTCCTGATCAGCCTCTACGGCATGTCGGAGGCGCAGGTGATCGCCATGCTCGCCCCGGAGGACTTCGCCCGGTTCGGCGACGACGGCCCGCTGCCGGTCGGCCGCCCCTTCCCGTTCGTGGAGGTGGTGGTCCGCGGCGCCGACGGCACCGAGCTGCCGACCGGCGAACAGGGCGAGGTGTACGTCCGCTCGGAGGCCCTGATGGCCGGGTACTGGAAGCAGCCCGAGCTCACCGCCGAGACGCTGCGCGGCGGTTGGCTGCACACCGGTGACATCGGCTACTTCGACGCGGACGGCTTCCTCTACCTCGCCGACCGCCGCAAGGACCTGATCATCGTGGTCGGCGGCCACGTCTACCCCACCGAGGTCGAGGAGCTGCTCCTCACCCACCCGGCGATCGCCCAGTGCGCCGTCTTCGGCGTGCGCGACGCCCAGCAGACCGAACACGTCCACGTCGCCGTCGTCCCCGCCCCGGGCGAGCGGCCCGCCCTGGACGAGGTCCGCGCCTTCGTCACCGCGAACAAGGGCCGGATCTACGCCCCGGCGGCCCTGCACCTGGTCGACGCGATCCCGCTGACCTCCGTCGGCAAGCCGGACAAGAAGCGCCTGCGCGAGGCGCTCGCGGGGTGA
- a CDS encoding Uma2 family endonuclease: MTIDAATFARLREIADELSQLPMKPRVEIGPQGLVMMLSPTTPHGLTVIYLRRQLEQQAPDTLVFTDTDMQDSALGRMRVPDLMVLPTDLIDSQPQAALNPRDIELVVEVVSKSNPENDYRDKIADYSAMGIPLYLIVDPGRGTAQVMSEPNGTGYGETRTYDYGQPVPVGRWLISTDNLPRYR; this comes from the coding sequence ATGACCATCGATGCCGCCACCTTCGCCCGCCTGCGCGAGATCGCGGACGAGCTGTCCCAGCTGCCCATGAAGCCCCGGGTGGAAATCGGCCCGCAGGGTCTGGTCATGATGCTGTCCCCGACCACGCCACACGGCCTGACAGTCATCTACCTGCGTCGGCAGTTGGAGCAGCAGGCCCCGGACACGCTCGTGTTCACGGACACGGACATGCAGGACAGTGCGCTGGGCCGTATGCGCGTGCCCGACCTCATGGTCCTTCCCACGGACCTGATCGACTCCCAGCCCCAGGCCGCCCTCAATCCCCGTGACATCGAGCTGGTGGTCGAGGTCGTCTCGAAGTCCAACCCCGAGAACGACTACCGCGACAAGATCGCCGACTACTCGGCGATGGGCATTCCGCTCTACCTCATCGTCGATCCCGGCCGCGGCACGGCCCAGGTGATGTCCGAACCGAACGGCACGGGCTACGGCGAGACCCGCACCTACGACTACGGCCAGCCCGTCCCGGTCGGCCGCTGGCTGATCAGCACCGACAACCTTCCCCGCTACCGCTGA